The proteins below are encoded in one region of Methanosarcina barkeri 3:
- the uvrB gene encoding excinuclease ABC subunit UvrB produces the protein MNSSDQTSQPLSHKISETLRDSRYWNSPQFKLVSDFEPKGSQPQAIEKLVEGLKKSEHYQTLLGVTGSGKTYTVANVINQVKKPTLVIAHNKTLAAQLYNEFREFFPENRVEYFVSYYDYYQPESYLPAKDQYIEKDAQINPKIEQMRLAATASLMSRQDVIVVASVSCIYGLGNPENFQKMGFELKVGDKVQRKEILQNLVEILFERNDLELMPGRFRVKGDTIDIIPGYFDNIIRIELFGDEVDRISEVDKQTGQRTEDMDYFFVYPARHYVIPEEEQKSAIQSILEELEEHLPELGLLESHRLKQRTLYDMEMIQETGSCKGIENYSRHFDHRQPGEQPFCLLDYFPEDFLLVIDESHQTIPQLHGMYNGDRSRKKSLVDYGFRLPSAYDNRPLKFDEFEKYMKNVIFVSATPADYEREHSAQIVEQIIRPTGLVDPEVEIRPLEGQVRDVMQEVRKIVEKGDRALVTTLTKKLAEELTEYLARNEIKARYLHSDIKTIERTEIIRELRLGKFDVLVGINLLREGLDIPEVGFIGILDADKEGFLRNSKSLIQIIGRAARNASSKVVLYADNMTDSIKSAVTETERRRSMQIAYNKEHGIVPTTIRKPIREKVVDITDTKHIPKTDIPNMIIELETEMKEAADRLDFERAIQVREMIKKLEKEIKVV, from the coding sequence ATGAATTCTTCTGACCAAACATCACAGCCATTATCTCATAAAATCTCCGAAACACTAAGAGATTCCCGATACTGGAACAGCCCGCAATTCAAGCTGGTTTCCGATTTTGAGCCAAAGGGTTCCCAGCCGCAGGCAATCGAAAAACTTGTGGAAGGGCTTAAAAAAAGTGAGCACTATCAGACCCTGCTTGGGGTAACAGGGTCAGGAAAAACCTATACTGTTGCCAATGTTATAAACCAGGTCAAAAAACCGACCCTTGTCATTGCTCATAATAAAACCCTTGCAGCCCAGCTTTATAATGAGTTCAGGGAATTCTTCCCTGAAAACAGGGTAGAGTACTTTGTTTCTTATTACGATTATTATCAGCCAGAGTCCTATCTTCCTGCCAAGGACCAGTATATTGAAAAGGATGCCCAGATTAACCCGAAAATCGAGCAGATGAGGCTTGCTGCTACTGCTTCCCTGATGTCGCGTCAGGACGTTATTGTTGTGGCATCTGTATCCTGTATCTACGGGCTTGGCAATCCTGAAAATTTCCAGAAAATGGGGTTTGAATTAAAGGTAGGAGATAAAGTCCAGAGAAAAGAGATCCTGCAAAATCTCGTTGAAATCCTGTTCGAGCGAAATGATCTTGAGCTTATGCCAGGACGCTTCAGGGTAAAAGGGGATACTATTGACATTATTCCCGGATATTTTGATAATATTATCCGGATTGAGCTATTCGGAGATGAGGTAGACAGGATTTCCGAGGTGGACAAACAGACAGGACAGCGAACAGAAGATATGGATTATTTCTTTGTTTATCCTGCCAGGCACTATGTAATTCCTGAAGAGGAGCAGAAAAGTGCAATTCAGTCCATTCTCGAAGAGCTCGAAGAACACCTTCCTGAGCTAGGGCTTCTCGAATCTCACAGGTTAAAGCAGCGCACGCTTTATGATATGGAAATGATTCAGGAAACCGGTAGCTGTAAAGGTATTGAAAATTATTCGCGGCACTTTGACCACAGACAGCCAGGAGAACAGCCCTTCTGCCTGCTTGACTATTTCCCTGAGGATTTCCTGCTTGTCATTGATGAGAGCCACCAGACAATCCCGCAACTTCACGGCATGTACAATGGGGACCGCTCAAGAAAGAAGAGCCTTGTAGATTATGGGTTCAGGCTTCCAAGTGCCTACGATAACAGGCCTCTGAAGTTCGATGAGTTCGAGAAGTACATGAAAAACGTGATTTTTGTTTCGGCAACCCCAGCAGACTATGAACGTGAGCATTCAGCCCAGATTGTGGAACAAATCATCCGCCCGACAGGGCTTGTTGACCCTGAAGTGGAAATTCGTCCTCTTGAAGGCCAGGTCAGGGACGTTATGCAGGAGGTCAGGAAAATTGTCGAAAAGGGAGACCGTGCCCTTGTAACCACCCTGACAAAAAAGCTTGCGGAAGAACTTACCGAGTACCTTGCCAGAAACGAAATCAAAGCTCGCTACCTGCACTCGGACATTAAAACCATAGAACGGACCGAAATAATCCGCGAACTCCGCCTTGGCAAATTCGATGTCCTTGTAGGGATCAACCTGCTCAGGGAAGGGCTTGATATTCCGGAAGTGGGTTTCATTGGTATCCTGGATGCGGATAAGGAAGGTTTCCTGAGAAACTCAAAAAGTCTGATTCAGATCATAGGTCGTGCTGCCCGAAACGCCAGCTCGAAGGTTGTCCTGTATGCCGACAATATGACAGATTCCATCAAAAGTGCCGTTACTGAAACCGAACGCCGTCGCTCCATGCAGATTGCCTATAATAAGGAACACGGCATCGTTCCGACAACTATCAGGAAACCCATCAGGGAAAAGGTCGTGGATATCACCGACACAAAACACATCCCTAAAACCGACATTCCCAATATGATTATCGAACTGGAAACCGAAATGAAGGAAGCTGCTGACAGGCTGGACTTCGAAAGGGCAATTCAAGTAAGGGAAATGATAAAGAAGCTGGAAAAAGAGATAAAAGTAGTCTGA
- a CDS encoding class I SAM-dependent methyltransferase, whose protein sequence is MEEITIHEFDFDLINEFFTELERQGPGSPEETIRALSFIGNLSNKTKIADLGCGTGFQTMVLAQNTEATITALDLCAGSIDKLNATAEKLGLQNRVKGIVGSMDNLPFQNAEFDLIWSEGAIANIGFEKGLNHWKNFLKKDGYIAVTYESWFTDERPAEIEKWWLDAVPEIGTIGHNISIMQKTGYIPVAAFTLPENCWIDNYFIPQKARQEEFLKKHAGNKTVEDMIAFMRREADLYSKYKQYYGYVFYIGKKM, encoded by the coding sequence ATGGAAGAAATAACAATCCACGAATTTGATTTTGACCTCATCAATGAATTTTTCACAGAGCTTGAACGGCAGGGACCCGGCAGCCCCGAAGAAACCATCAGGGCATTAAGTTTTATCGGAAATCTTTCAAACAAAACAAAAATTGCCGATTTAGGCTGCGGCACAGGCTTTCAAACAATGGTTCTGGCACAAAATACAGAAGCAACCATCACCGCCCTCGACCTTTGCGCCGGTTCGATTGATAAACTTAACGCAACAGCCGAAAAACTTGGTTTACAGAACAGGGTAAAAGGTATTGTCGGTTCAATGGATAATTTGCCGTTCCAAAATGCCGAATTTGATCTTATATGGTCTGAAGGGGCTATTGCCAATATAGGTTTTGAAAAAGGCTTGAATCACTGGAAAAACTTCCTCAAAAAAGATGGTTATATTGCCGTAACATATGAGTCATGGTTTACCGATGAACGCCCCGCTGAAATTGAGAAGTGGTGGTTGGACGCAGTTCCTGAAATTGGCACAATAGGGCATAATATTTCCATCATGCAAAAAACAGGTTATATTCCTGTTGCCGCATTTACGCTGCCTGAAAATTGTTGGATAGACAATTATTTTATTCCGCAAAAAGCAAGGCAAGAGGAATTCTTGAAAAAACATGCGGGAAATAAAACCGTTGAGGATATGATTGCATTTATGAGGCGTGAGGCAGACTTGTATTCAAAATATAAACAGTATTATGGATATGTATTTTATATTGGGAAAAAGATGTAA